The genome window ATCTTGCAGCTTTACGTTATACACACTCTGTGTAGTTTTGAGGGAGACGCCCACTGCTTTTTTATTAAGGCAGTGGGCTTTTTGCTTTCCTCTTTTGTTCAATGTTAATCAGCATTAATCTGTGAATGAACGATGGGTGACGAGCTCGGATAATTTGAAAAATCTAACCGTGACACGGTCGTTGTGTAGAAGTTTGTGAATCGTGGTAAACTTGATATAGCCTAGATCGAATTGTATGGTTATCCATTGGTAGGAAATCTAAACAAACGGGGACACTTCAGCGAGACAACGCGAACTCAGCGAATCGTATCCCAAAGCATTGTAAATAAAGAGATAAGGGAGATGTAACGGTCATGAAAGCATATCAGATTAAAATCGAATTGAAAGATTCCAGTCCTTCAATCTGGAGAAGGGTGATCATCCCAGCTGATGTTACATTCAAACGCCTGCACGATACGATTCAATTTGCGATGGATTGGCAAGATTATCATCTCTATGAGTTTGATATTCCGCAAGAACAGTTACGGATTACGAATGACGAAGAAGCCTATGAGCAATTTAAATACTATTCGACAAAATTCAAGTCAAAAGAATTGCCGAAAGCTAAAGATAAAAGAGAGTTTATCTCCAGGGTGTTAGAAAGGACGATCAGAAAACCCCAGTCGGTAAAAATCGATAAGTACTTAGAAACATACAAAGAACTTGAATACGTGTACGATTTTGGGGATTATTGGCGACATAGAGTGACCTTTGAGAATGTCCTGGAGGATTATCCCTATGGCTACCCTCAGATTATTGATGGTGAAGGAGCCTGTCCTCCGGAAGATGTGGGAGGCATAGGCGGCTATGCAAATTTTTTGGAAGCCTGGAGTGATGCTCAGCATCCCGATCATGAAGCGATGAGAAGCTGGGGAGAAGTGCAGCGGTACAGAGAATTTAATATCCATGAGAAAAACGATCTATTTAAGTGTTGTTTAAAACTAAAGAAAACAACGCGAGGTCAGTGATTTGGCAAAACGGTT of Heliomicrobium gestii contains these proteins:
- a CDS encoding plasmid pRiA4b ORF-3 family protein; the encoded protein is MKAYQIKIELKDSSPSIWRRVIIPADVTFKRLHDTIQFAMDWQDYHLYEFDIPQEQLRITNDEEAYEQFKYYSTKFKSKELPKAKDKREFISRVLERTIRKPQSVKIDKYLETYKELEYVYDFGDYWRHRVTFENVLEDYPYGYPQIIDGEGACPPEDVGGIGGYANFLEAWSDAQHPDHEAMRSWGEVQRYREFNIHEKNDLFKCCLKLKKTTRGQ